A window of Amia ocellicauda isolate fAmiCal2 chromosome 20, fAmiCal2.hap1, whole genome shotgun sequence genomic DNA:
AAGCCGTTAAAAGGGTACTGGTTCTCCCTCCACCAGAACTCATAACTAATTACATCAACTATTTTTGTAACTGTTCTTCTTTGATGTTTTTCCAAAGTATTACACTGCTGGCAATTAAAAGACTTCAATAAACCCTGCAGAACTATATCCTTTGGGAAGGGAGTTGAAGACCTCTCTGTCTGCAAGTGACCTTGTCTTACTTATCCCGACAGAGTGAATAGTTGGCTCAGAGTCCTTTAGTGAAGGAACGGGGGGGCAGGCTATCATTATGGACTTGAGATATGAATCTAGCCTGAGATAAAGGACCCGACCCTACACTTGTTCCTTTAAAACTGAATGACTGACAGCCAAGAATCTGCACTCTGAATCAAAAAAGCTCAGCGATTACACCAGATCGCTTATTTCGAGTTAGGTGTCCCGAAGCATAGAAAGCGCTAGTGTTCCCTAATGACACAGATGACTGAGATTAGCTTGCAAACCCCTGACCTTTAACCCAGAGACCaagagaggttgggggtgggggggggaggcaCAATCCTCGTTCTGTTTCCACATGAAAAGTGCACAGGCATTGCCACAGCCATCCACAGCAGGAAACCTTTGATGCTGTTGAGTGACAAGATACATGTTTCATTGGGGGCAGGGGctgaaacagagaaaataaggaCACCCGCAGAGATGTTGGTTAAGCTCCTGAAAAAGTTCCCCATTCCTAAAGGCTTCAAAGGCATTAACAAGAACCTCTCCAAAAATACCTTTCTCCAGTATtcggttgtttttttgttcttgcaCCCCTCCAGCAAGATCTTAGTAGAAGTTCCAGTAAATTGAATTTCCAACTGAATACACTGAAGCCTCAGAGCCCAGGAATGCAGCTGCCCCCTACTAGCATCCCCACCCCCTTTACTTCCCCCCCACCATCCCTCATGTCCAGCCTTTTTACGGGAATATCGGCCCCAAAGCCGAAGCACAAGTGACCATCAAATATGTTAATGTATTCATCTTGCATTTTTACATAACAATCCGCCACCCAAATTAAGTATGCGTGCCAAAGCTCACCGTTGTTTCTCAGAGCTTAGTGGAGTGGGGaaaagagcaagagagagagggaggggaaaaagaggagagaaggatGAGGGGGTGGGCCACCATACATCAAAACACACTCAAGTTCAATAGATTTCTCCTCCCTAAGTGATTGCTGAATAGCATGCATTACATCACATGGGATTAGAGCGGAGTTGTGCCGAGGTGTGAGTCTGGGGCGATTCTGTTCCTTGTGCTCTGTAGCGCGGGGGCACCACTAAGATTcaggacattttaaaataaagcaggggAAGGGGACCACTTTGCATTGTTTCCCCCCCAAAGCACTCAAACTCTTCACGGTTGCAGTATAAAACTAAAAGGAAGGGCACGATGCCTAGCAAACACAGCAAACCCAAAGGCAGATAGATAAGATAGATATTAAAAAACTCAATCTTTGAGAATCTTTGTCCTGAACCCGAGTTCATTTTGTTCCTCAATccgaaaaaaaatatatatgtaaaattgattttaattatccacaaaataaaataaagggattttttttttacataacacTATCAACTCCGGGTTCATTTGTAAACTGATTAGTTGAAGAAGCCGAGCAGATGGCTAGGGGGAAAAGACTGTAATGTGCAATGCCCaagtctccctccctccctgcctgcctcCGTCCTGTTGCAAAGAATGTGGCAACTATCTCAGACAAGTTGTACATTGGGTTTGATGTGCAGTAGccacaacaaaacacaatgttCCAAGTTTCCCCGTCCGAGATGGCACGTGTAAACACCCTCGGCTGAAAGGAGACAAAGTGGATGTTTTAAGGTCTGTTTAAGAACCACAGCGACAAGAGCTTGAGCCAAGCCTCAGCAATCAGGCACAAGGCGATCTATTTTTAACAAGGCGCTGATTAGAAAGCTTGTAATGATCCTAAtggactgatttttttttttttttgcagaatcATATATTTGTTTGGAAATGCAGAGTGCTACTGTTAGTGGTATATTCACAGTCAGCAGGAAAGCCAGTAATTATGCTACTTATTTTCCTTCACTCAGGCTAACCTCAAACAGGCACCAATTAATAACTTATTGAAGAGCATTGAGATTGGTTTTCTTAAATTATAGTGACAGCTACATAAATTACTCTTCAATAACTCAATAAACTACATGAGCCTGTGAAAATGCATAGGGGACCAAAGTGGCATTTGCAGGTGGTCACTGTAGCCCATACCTGTAATATATTGCATTATAGCCATATTGATTACTAGATGAAAACGAAGGATATTTTTGATTAGCCAGACCTTCTTTTTTATCAGGAACAGCTCCCaaagtaatacaattattttgaatgaaCGGATTTAATCCATAATGTTTAATTGATGACCAACCTTTTTCGGAGTTGGAAAGCTGATAAAGCCATCAACAAATGCCATGTTAATTTGCTCTGCTTTGCAAATCGCTGACACTTCTCATTTGGAGGCTTGGAGACTTAGGTGACTGGCAATCAGTGTCCGTAAAAATTAGATACTAGTAGTACTAGTAACCCCTTCTTCCCACCTAAACCCGGTTCGGCTATGGATCGCAACATGCTGGGACGAAACAGTAGTGTGGTCCACTGTACTATACTAGTAGTATCCCAGTTAACACACACCGTTTAATTATGGTTTTTATAAGGTTGGGGCCACGTTGTAGCAAGGTAAAATTTTAGCTGGGATAGATGCGGTTTAATTTCGGCAACTACAGGAAGAACAGAatgcaacaaacaaacaaacaaacaaacaaacacaaacgaATGACCACGACCACAGCTTTGATGCACATGCATTATTCCTCAAATTCAAAATGCGACACATAACTGAACAAGGTGGAGCGGGAGCACTTATGAGCTCTAAGCCAACGCACCAACAAGTCCCGTGATCATAGATATGCATATGATTCAGTCTGGGGGAAATGCAACCTGTCCCGCAATGAACATCTAATCTAAATCCGAACCCTCAATTCCTCCAAGTCCGGCTCCGTCCGTCCGCCCGTCCTGGCGCATCTGTGGCACTGCGCTGCCACTCGCCGATGCCaacccgcccgcccgcccgcctcACGCTGTCCATCCGCACCGCCCTGCGCGCCGTTCAGACGGGCCGGCCGGCCTCCGCGCTGCGCTTCTGCGCTCATCCATCAAGTTCGGAGGCTGCTTACTCACCTCTGCGCACGGGCCCCGACCCAGTCTCAGCCCCTCTCTCCGAAGGGACGCGGGTGAAACCGCCGCCGCTAGACCCCAACCCTCCACCGGCGGCAGCGAGCGCTGCAGCCACGGCAACAGCCTCTCGCGAGATCTGGGCCCGGGCCGGGGACTGCAGAGCGGGCAGCACCGGCCTCTCGCGAGATCTGGGCCCGGGCCTGGGGGGCAGCGGAGACGGGCGGCTTCGCCTCCTGGCAGGTGCCGCATCCTGTTGCATGTGCGTTAACCCGTTGCGGCTGCTATTCATTCGTCGCGCAAGGTGGCTCCAGAAACAGTGTCCTTGCGGCTTAAGGGGTTGCTAGCACTACAGTAGCCGCACTAACACAACTATTATAGTAACACCGATGAAACGTTTACAGATGTGCGGGGGGGCGTTTAAGCCAAAGTCATTGACTAGATTGTGTTCTGACTTATGCATGGTTGTTAGTGGActtttatgttattgttttgaACCCAAtatgtcatgcttgcagtttgAAATGAATGCATGAGTAATCGAGGAAGAAAAAGTGATCTGACTTGCAGCAGGCCATGGTACAGTCTGTATCGTCTCAACTTTGCACCTCTGACGTCACCAGCTTCAAAACCATCTTTCAAGAATCAGTAGAAATGGACGGAGCTGGTTGGTGCATATCTTTTACACATGGTCTTGCACATTATAGTGGGTGACTTAAGCTGTACATTAAGGAGACACTGCCTTCCATGTGTGAAGGAGTAGTTTTGATATAGGGCTGTCCCATTTTGAAAGATTGTTGTTTACACACTTCTGCTAAAAGTAACAGGTGGATTGGTTTGTGTGTAATCTACAGGGTATATTCATAGTGCTTttctaaacaaaaaataaaccctGCCGTGGTAACATTAATCCTTCAGCCTCTAAATTATTCAGTAATGCCCATCCTCTATTACATATCATAATACTATCGGTGAGATTTCAATCCTTCCTGTTAATAATGTAAACAAGGTTTACTCGTGGTACTTAGGTAAAGGGGAAATTAACCACTTACCTGCTGAGTGCTCCAGTAATATCTGTTTTATCAGCTTTATAGTCATGCAACTCAGTGCCGAATTAGGCATCCGGGGCCAAATTCAACCCCTTAGTGACTTAGCTTCTGCAGCCGAGGTATTAATCTCTGTGTTATGTAATAGTACAATTACCATGCCAAATGTAACTCCTAATCAGAAAATAAAGCATTGCtcctttgtgatttttaaagtacattttcatGGCTGTTTTAAAATAGGGGAGTAATATATGATACCATTAACTTGCTAATGAACATAAGCACAGAAccttataatacaatataatatcaTACAATTCCAGAACCTAATTAGTCGCACTTGACAAAATGTTGGAATGTGTTTTGGATGTTTCCAAAGCCAACCAACCGTGGGTGCAAGATGCAAGTCAGCCTCTTTGTCTAAGAAACTGACGTGCTGGTGTACAATCACAGTCCGAGTGTGCTTGATTTGTCTAATGCGATTGCAAAAGAACAAGCAGACACACCACTCATTTGGTGCAGATCAGCTTGTGGGTCATTAGACAGCTGTGTCTCACCATACTTGGCCCTAAGCTGATGAAAAATCCTTTACAGCTTTTTGCTCATTCGGTGGCAGGTTTAGAAGCACCTTTTCCCACGTCTGATTACTGATGTGCACTAGGCACCGGGGGGGACCTGTCCCCAACACTCGGGAGATGTATGTTTTTGATGACCAGTTCTCAGTTAAAATCTCACTCTTGGGAGTTCCATGACTTTtggatcaaaaacaaaaaaatgtttttttctccccaaGAATTCTGCTTTTGTTGGTAgaagttttgtgtgtgtgttttctttttgtttgcacTAGATCTATCCATCATTTGTCATGAGTGCTGGTGTAGTGTATGTGACTTAACCCACTGTATACAGTGAGCCCTATCACTCCGGGAAGTTACATGACTCATTTATAGCTCACAGTTTTCCAGATCGTAGTTCTTAGAAGAAAGGAATCACATTAAGCTTGGGTTTCCCAGTCCTGGTCCCCAGTGTCTTATCATTCCAGCTAAGTGCTCAGTTACTTTACTgatcccttaattgaactaataattctTTATTATTAGTCTTTATCACACCCCTTTTATGTGTCCAGACAGTCAAAAGTGGTATAATTCAAGTCACTTATTCACTTGCCAAAGTCATTTCAAATCCCCAGCTGTTTGGGTGCTGAAATAATTAAAGCAACTGGCAAACGATTAGCACAATTAAGCGAATTAAGAGTTTAATTCATCAACAGAGAGCTTggacaaaccaaacaaacaaataaagtgATTTATATCCTCTGGCTACCTGCATCAGGCTTCCTAAATTAAGTCCCCTCAGTCTTTCCCTTTAAGTTTAAAGGCTGTTGCTCCAAGTACCTCAACAGACTGAAGTCGACACATTAGTTTTGCCACTATTTAATACAAGATACGTGATTTGATTAAGGTGTTTTAAATAAGCAGCCACAAGACTGTGGAGGATAGACTGGATTAGGAAACTGGGATTACTGACTAAACTAATCAGCAGCACCCCCTATACCATATATGTATATTCTGCTCAcctcacaaaaaaacaacatgaggGATACTTTTGAGAAGGTTTATTACATTAAAGAAAACATAGTATGTAATGTTTCTGGAGGAGGTGAATTCTACTGTAGCAGCTAGTTGGAAATACCagccagtgtgtgagtgtgtgtgtgtgtgtgtgtgtgtgtgtgtgtgtgcgtgcttgTCACATAGAGGGCTCGGCTGTCTCACTGACTGGTCTTGGAGCTACACTACCTCTTAATACGATTCTGTTTTATCACCAGTAAGTTGTATTGCCAGCCCTATATAGAACACCCAAATTGTTCAAATGGAAGAGAACTCCACTTCTAAAGtgcaacacagaaaacaaagtacatatatattattattatatgtaaatAATATCAACCTCAATGTTTTCTCCATCTCATTCTTATTTCCTATGGTTACCAGTATAGTTATCGCAGTCACAATTATGTGTTATCGCGCTAAGTTCTTCTACAGAAATGGACATGTTATCCCATGTGGAAAAGGTCCTACACGAAGCACATAGACATtcattgaaatatatatgtgtgtgcatgtgggtGTGGATATTGGAGAGGTTTGCTGGTGACTTCATAGTTTGTTGGTGGATCCTTCTTTGGGTTTCAGGacttaaaacaaacatttgaaaatataaatcatagCTGATACAGAGCCAtgccatattaaaataaacagtcaTAGTGAAAGTACACCTAGGGAGGGgaaaaacaccaagcacaaatgGGAGCAGACACAAATACCACAGTATGATGTTGCTTGGCTATGGGTATGGTGCTGGACCTTATGCAGATGCTCCTGCAAAAGGCTAACATGTATACCATAGGTGCAAAAGTATGATAGGACAACTGGACAGTCCCACAATTTAGTTGgagggtgttcattttaatacagCATGGCACTATGTATTAGTTCAGATTAACACTCTCAAACTCCTGATTCAGAAGAAAGAGGCAGGGATAGCCTAGATTAATCTAGGGTCTTTGGatatattgtgtgtctgtgtgtatgtatgtatgtgtgtgtgtgtatgtgctttttTCAAACCACATGCACGCATTAAAAAGGTTTAATACGGCTCCAATTGTGGCTGGCAGCTTTCCAAAATGGGTTTTTTACCATCATCGGTCTCGGCCTTTGTGAAACTGACCGAGGCAAAACTTAACAGAGGAGCAAgttgtgtgagtgtcagtgtgtgggtaCATGGACTGACGAGAACACCGTGTCCAGGGCCGGGTGCCTCAGAGGTCATCTGTCTCCCCATCGAAGGGCATGGTGTCCAGCTCCACAGTGACCTGGCTGGGCTCCCCGCTGCCCACCCAGCCAATGGGCGTGCGGTTGAAAGAGGGCCGGGCAGCGAGGTCTTGATGGTAGACCACCGCTTGCTCTGGCTCCTCGGGGGCCATGTCAATATCCGGCAGCTGGAACGTCATCAGCTTAGAGGCCTTCTCGTAGCCCCCAAAGGGCATGGCGGTCCTGTAGAAGCACAGGAAAGAGGGGAAAGGGGGTTctcaacactctctctctcagttttcAATGCATTCAACTGACAGGAGCCCCTCAGAGCACACCTGAATTCCTACCAGATCGTATATTCCACAGAGTTCAAATGTCATTACTAACTTCCCAGTTTCCTCATTTCACTCAATTTCCTCATCTGATGTCTCTCACAAGTGACCCTGCTCCACATGTAAAGTAGTTTGCAAAACTAACATGTTTTTACACTGATAAATCATTCATAATTCTGCTCTGGAACAAAATGTTTTGCAGCTACTGAGATGTAAGCTCTGGCTTGGTATTTTAGATTTGGTGCTTggcattttattaattgtaatgcaGCGTTAGTATTTGTGTCCTTATGTAAGCACTTGTGTAATCTAGTATTATGTTGTAAATATAGTATCGGATACTGATTATATTTCACTCTTGTAAacctataaaaatacattaataaataagaagAATTACATTTTTGGGCTGGGGGTAGCATGTACATAATAAATTACAGTTTGAAaccatacataaaaaaaatatataatgcataataACAGTCAGTTTACTACAGCAGAGCATGGCATTATACAGTAGCTTTTACAGAATGAAACAGTGACAGATGGGATCACTGCTTTTGGATTCAACTGAATTCCTACCATCTTGCTACTTCTCATATCCCATAACTAAATGATCCCTgtctttatttttgatcttCAGCAAGGTGTAGCAGTTGCACACCCCACCATATAGGGGGTGCTAGCAAGTACCTATTGAAGCACTTGTATTTGGGCAGGTCGTCCTTGGAGCAGGGTCCTGGCATTCTGAATCTCATGGTGGCCGTCAGTTCCTCATTCCCTTTCATGGCCCGTTCCCATGGAGATATGTACGTCTTCACTATCTCCACCCTTGTCTTCGATCTGCCCTTGTCCCCACCTTTTCCACCAGAGACACCTGGGGGGAGAGACGGGGAAGGCAGAAAATGTAAAGGCGTTCTATGGCTGCTATTATCCTTTTCCACTGCTCACCTCTTTTCTGTCTCCACTTTGCCTCCTCAAGACACAGAAGACACACTGTTTCCATTCAAGACCCAGAAACTTGGAAAATGTTTTCAGGAATACCTACCATGTCCTTCAATCACCCCAGTGCCACCGACGCCACCTGCGCCAGCTCCCCCGGTGCCCCCGGCTCCCCCGGCGCCCCCGGCCCCTGCCCCAAAGCCCTTGCTACGGTCTCCAGGTTTGGGAGGGGGGACAGGAGGGTGCATGAGTTTGCCCCCGCCAATCTGGCCCACCATCTGCCCGCTGACCAGATGGCCACCCACGTCCATCATGCTGAGCCCCGACTGCATCTCCCCCCCCAGGCTGGGCACCAGCTTGTGGAAGTTTTCCTGCAGGGACaggtgacacagagacacagcaacCCAGCATTACATGGGACACCTGTCACAACACGCTTCTGTCTATCTGCTATAGAGGGCAGTCTCGGTTCACAGTGTTTATTGTTCCTGTTCTGCAACAGTTCTGAAATATACACATAATGGCACATATTCGAAGAGGACGAGAGTCCACAAGGTTAAGGTTCTTCATTGACAGAGAGCGCCATATGCTGCCCAAGACCCAACTGGATTGAAAGgcattgtatttagtttaattaaatttattttatattctgcACAGTGGGGAATATGCACTTCTGTGGCTGCGACTATCCTGACTTTAGATTTAATCATTTCGAAAAAAAAAGACCTATTTTGGCAATGCTAGCCAGTGCAGTTCAGCACCATCTGTTAATTAAGACATAAATTGTAGCAAAAGAAGATGCACTTTAAGTAAGATCCAAAAGACTTACTCTTGACAAAGGCTGTTTTGCCAAAAGGTTGGGAGTGTTATTTGGCTCCTGCTGACTGAATTGTATGAATCTTCATGGAAAAGGATTCATTCTTGAGAATAAGAAGAGCCTTTATGATTGTATTGTGAGAGCGTCTCCTTTTACTATAATTTGTGTTGATTTATGTTGAGGATTTTGCATGTGCTCCAGTTCTCTGGAGGTGATGTGGAAGGAACTACAGTGGGACTTGACTGCGATAAATAGCCCTTTTGTATTAGAAACCACTGTGACTGTGATTTTGCTGCAGTTGAGAAGTTgatcaaacacaaaaaacaaagaataggAAGGGGGAAACAAGGCCAAATTCATACATTTTCCACAGCTGTGACTGTGGGCAGACACATATTATCACTCTAATTTTCAAAAGGAACTTTTAGGTAGTGTTTAGGTAGCACAAGGAAATGTGCTTAAAATACAGATACATAAAAGCATTTGAATACCGCCCGCCAAATGGCAATTATTTGGAGCCACCTACACTCAATAAAGTGAGTCTAATAATCATGGCCAGATGCTGGGAAAAGAGACTTCCTCTACTCTGCTCAAAAAAGGcgagtgtttttgtgtgtgtggtatcTGCTTCcatctctcccctcctctcctcctctcctcctcctcctctcctcttttCCTCCCTCACCATTGACTCGGGGTTAAAGAGGTCAGGGTTGTTCTCCCAGATGAACTTCTCCACCCtcttcttcctcagtttgaaCATCTTGGAGCCCTTGTTGCTGAGCAGAGACAGCTCCTCTAGCATGATGTCCTTGGGGGTGCTGATCTTCTTGCCCAGGTTCAGCTTGGATGACTCTGGCTCGGTCTGCTCTAGGACTGGCCAtgaaagtacacacacacagagaatcaAACACAGTCAAAAGGACGGTCCACCGTAAAGCTTATGGTGGCCCCATAAAGATTACAGTTTGTGAGACAAATTCATGAGTTAGAGAAGGCAAGGAGGATGAAGACATTCATTGATGTTGATCTGACCTCCTATCACACTGAAAACTTGAACCCACACTCCTTTACTTTCCCAAAAGTCCCTAGAGCATTTCATTCCAGGCATTTTGATTATGTACTTTTTGTTAGTACATAAAAAAACGAGTTCCTTTCATTTGCTTACTTATTTAAACTGGAATCTCAAATCTATAAGGCTGTTAATcaaaaaagaaggagaaatgTAAAACCCAAACAAACATTTCTGGCCAATACTATCTACTTCCTTTCTTCTCATGTGATGAATAACTACGATTTCTTATCTCTCGCCTGTGTGTGGGCGATAATGTTGATCAGATAGTGCCTGCTGCTCTCATTTCCCTACACGCTGCCTCCCAGCTCGCAAAACTTCCCCCCCACGGGCCACTGTGTAAAACAACGGTGAGCTCATCTGACCTCGCCTGTAAGTTATCGCAGGCGCTGATACATATTCACACTTCCTTAACCAGAACAGACAGCTCTTTCAGTCAACGCTGAGCCGGACTGAAACTGAAATCGAGGCTCAGTGGTCCAGgggttttgtttatgttttaatccgattgattggatttgattgctttgttaattCAGTTCCACTCACGGAGGTTCAGAGGTTTGTTGACTCATGCCCTCGATGATCTCATAGGAAATGTCAAGGCGGGCAATACAATGCTTCCTCACCAGTCTGCTTACCTCATCGTATTTGCATGGGCGGGCAGTGGTGGAAGTTATGGCCTGACCTCACACTGCGCACTGTTGGCGAAGGCGTGGGAAAGCATGGCGATCCAAGGCCGATTGGCATAAACATTAATCATGCTTAGTTTTAACACCATTGCATGTAGATCTGATCTGACTATGACCATCACTTTTACTGATCTACCATTTTGCTCACTTGATCATAGTTCATTTATGTTGCCTTTTCATTgtacgtttatttatttatttgcacttATTGTAATTTGTTATGTGATTCGGTAATAAataaggagaaggagaagaagaagaaggagaaatcgaacaaggaggagaaggagaagaaactGCAAAAGAAACCCATGGTAAAGCTATGAGTTTTCCCACACAAAAGTGACCAGGATAACATCTCGCAATTTCAAAGAACAACAAATCATTCCCTCCGCTGCTTTAATCGACAAACAAACTTCATATGCTCACGCGGCGCACGGGTGTGAATTGTTTCTATTGGCTGGATCTGGAAGCCAAGCTTTAGAGCGGGTGCTGGCAGCACAGCTCTGGTGTTAAAGTCGTCCTTCTGTTCAGACGCGCTTTGCTGTGTCTGTCGAGGTGCACGACTTTCCCGAGTGTGAAGGAGAAACTGGAAAGGAACTGAAGGGAACTGAAGTGTTGGCGCTGCGAGCTGCACAGTTTGAGAGGCCCGAACCGCACTAGTTTAGGAAAACAAATGGCTTGTGTGACTAGGAGCTCGGTTCATACGCCAAAACCTACTTGACAAGGGCCCTGACTCTGTGACAGAGCCTCGTccaaaaagaaatataaatctGTTACAAATAACCCTGACGATGTGCTGCATTTTCAATACgacataattacaaaaaaaaaacttcacctGACTGTACTGAGAGGCTAACGGTCTGTTCTAGTTTAAATAATGCTTCCTTTATTAGATTTGAATGGCTTAAAAAACCTTGGCTGGGAATTATTTTGTGACTGAatagtgtgttttattttgtatagagATTGTGAAGAAACACATTATAGTTAAGACTTCATTGCAGGAGGATCAAATTCCAGCCCTTACAATTCATCACTTTAATTCAAGCtataacatgacatttattattttctaatcaAAGCTGGTGGTGCCCAAACTCCTGGGCAGAATATGAGTTGGAGGGACTGATGGTTGACTATCCCTTCTGTACTAGTTCTTATATTCCAAGATAAAAGATGTCAGCACTTATGACTCTCTATATGTGAGGACATCTTCGATGTAGGCACAAAACCGCATACAAACCTAAACGTCCATCTCTGAAAAATGGGCCGTTTCTTCCATCTCTGCCAAGAAACTGTATCACTT
This region includes:
- the myoz1a gene encoding myozenin-1a — protein: MPLSGTPAPNKRKKSSKIIAEISQEVLEQTEPESSKLNLGKKISTPKDIMLEELSLLSNKGSKMFKLRKKRVEKFIWENNPDLFNPESMENFHKLVPSLGGEMQSGLSMMDVGGHLVSGQMVGQIGGGKLMHPPVPPPKPGDRSKGFGAGAGGAGGAGGTGGAGAGGVGGTGVIEGHGVSGGKGGDKGRSKTRVEIVKTYISPWERAMKGNEELTATMRFRMPGPCSKDDLPKYKCFNRTAMPFGGYEKASKLMTFQLPDIDMAPEEPEQAVVYHQDLAARPSFNRTPIGWVGSGEPSQVTVELDTMPFDGETDDL